From Bacillota bacterium, the proteins below share one genomic window:
- a CDS encoding alkaline phosphatase: MLNRHTRGAGSATLAAWLGPVAVVVAMVTAMTTGLAATASGVAAAPAGTSTPLQIILMIGDGMGHAHLDLLRSRGPAHLNELHMLASLRTASLSGITDSAAAATALSTGERTVNGRLSVSPGGHPWPSLFERARRAGLRLGLVTTVAVTDATPAAFAAHAEDRRNHRTVAGQYLDLGVDVILGGGGYHWTPSLWPRRGEVAPLDRATAMGYAVVRRRDELLKLMGGPLPPGQRLLGLFSDSSMAYEAERPTHEPSLAEMTDAALRVLSRDDAPFVLIVEAGRIDHLGHEGRVDALPAELSAFDAAVDVALRYLAEHPEALLVVTADHETGGLKAAPTGEWRFTRAGGHTGAPVPLLAKGAGAEYFSGALHLADVGRTLAQLVDSWRDESTAITVMTFNIHGGIGSDLRYDLERLQNLLKESGADIIALNEVEHGSARVHGDRVADLLARALGYEHVFAPTLGTAGSGFGNALLSRFPILTQTTVPLPGKSGSEPRNAIWATLDVNGTPLNVLVTHFSTPSEGNGVEQARAIERLAFEKDFGGTGGPAVLLGDLNFVPMDSLELASLSGRFMDSWPLYRLLSAPWWLSRAGFFERDYRRGGYTYDAFDPSRRIDYVLTTPGLLPDPAGPTLVWRTMASDHLPYQVTLRLPRRHSPAGLSRVRAVHLEAYAQALAGTTLPPPSGRPVVAIHAGEAAERWLDLLGRHLPDEVARIEDLVQDAGMVSRRLNDTELSTLASPAASGVSLLVLPYARELTARQEAALRRFVAEGGGLLALDEAGLLPAVQELVGFRLAGWQFCPLGAELALENSRTVPPHGFFVLEPFPYTQVLGTWMPVGPQYAANRPLVVARGRAAYAAGFLFAEEVMAEDPVFRKTVSRLLGVLTGTLPRQEGVKSHAGALDTASVGSGR, encoded by the coding sequence ATGTTGAACCGTCACACCCGTGGGGCCGGGAGCGCGACGCTGGCCGCCTGGCTGGGGCCGGTTGCCGTCGTCGTGGCCATGGTCACGGCCATGACCACCGGACTTGCCGCCACCGCATCCGGCGTGGCGGCGGCCCCCGCTGGCACCTCGACTCCCCTGCAGATCATCCTGATGATCGGCGACGGGATGGGCCACGCGCACCTGGACCTGCTGAGAAGCCGAGGCCCTGCCCATCTCAACGAACTGCACATGCTGGCCTCCCTGCGCACCGCCTCGTTGTCGGGCATCACCGACTCGGCGGCTGCGGCCACGGCGCTCTCCACCGGGGAACGCACCGTCAACGGCAGGCTGTCCGTGAGTCCGGGCGGGCACCCGTGGCCCTCCCTCTTCGAGCGCGCCCGGAGGGCCGGTCTGCGCCTCGGCCTCGTTACCACGGTGGCGGTCACGGACGCCACCCCGGCGGCCTTTGCCGCCCATGCCGAGGACCGCCGCAACCACCGCACCGTAGCCGGGCAATACCTCGACCTGGGGGTAGACGTGATCCTGGGCGGAGGCGGTTATCACTGGACCCCGTCACTGTGGCCGCGCCGGGGCGAGGTGGCGCCTCTCGACAGGGCCACCGCCATGGGCTACGCGGTGGTGCGCCGGCGGGACGAACTGCTGAAGCTCATGGGCGGACCGCTACCGCCCGGGCAGCGCCTGCTGGGCCTCTTCTCGGACAGTTCCATGGCTTACGAGGCCGAGCGCCCGACCCACGAGCCCTCGCTCGCCGAAATGACCGACGCTGCACTGCGCGTCCTGAGCCGGGACGACGCCCCGTTCGTGCTGATCGTGGAAGCGGGCCGCATCGACCATCTGGGCCATGAAGGCCGGGTCGACGCCCTGCCGGCGGAGCTATCTGCCTTCGACGCCGCGGTCGACGTGGCCCTTCGCTACCTCGCGGAACACCCCGAGGCACTCCTGGTCGTAACGGCCGACCACGAGACGGGCGGCCTCAAGGCGGCCCCTACCGGGGAGTGGCGCTTCACCCGGGCCGGCGGCCACACCGGCGCGCCCGTGCCGCTGCTCGCAAAGGGAGCGGGGGCCGAGTACTTCTCCGGCGCCCTGCACCTCGCCGACGTGGGACGAACGCTGGCACAGCTGGTGGACTCCTGGCGGGACGAGTCTACCGCCATCACCGTCATGACCTTCAACATCCATGGCGGCATCGGCTCGGATCTGCGCTACGACCTGGAACGTCTCCAGAACCTTCTGAAAGAGTCAGGCGCCGACATCATCGCCCTCAACGAGGTGGAGCACGGGTCGGCGCGGGTGCACGGTGACCGGGTAGCTGACCTGCTGGCGCGTGCTCTGGGCTACGAGCACGTTTTTGCACCCACCCTGGGGACCGCCGGGAGCGGCTTCGGAAACGCGCTCCTCTCGCGCTTTCCCATCCTCACACAGACCACCGTCCCGTTGCCCGGCAAGTCCGGCTCAGAACCGCGCAACGCGATCTGGGCCACCTTGGACGTCAACGGCACGCCCCTCAACGTCCTGGTCACTCACTTCTCCACGCCCTCGGAGGGCAACGGCGTGGAGCAGGCCCGCGCCATCGAGCGGCTGGCGTTCGAGAAGGACTTCGGCGGAACCGGCGGCCCCGCGGTCCTCCTGGGAGATCTCAACTTTGTGCCCATGGACAGCCTGGAACTGGCGAGCCTTTCCGGGCGGTTCATGGACAGCTGGCCGCTTTACCGGCTGCTTTCGGCACCCTGGTGGCTTTCCCGGGCGGGATTCTTCGAGCGGGATTATCGCCGGGGCGGCTATACGTACGACGCCTTCGACCCGAGCCGCCGCATCGACTACGTCCTCACCACACCCGGGCTTCTGCCTGACCCGGCCGGCCCGACCCTCGTGTGGCGCACGATGGCCTCGGACCACCTGCCCTATCAGGTCACGCTGCGGTTGCCGCGGCGGCACTCGCCGGCGGGCCTGTCCCGGGTCAGGGCGGTACACCTCGAGGCTTACGCGCAGGCGCTGGCGGGCACTACCCTGCCACCCCCCTCCGGCAGGCCCGTGGTGGCCATCCACGCCGGCGAAGCCGCCGAGCGGTGGCTGGACCTCCTGGGGCGCCACCTCCCGGATGAGGTCGCCCGCATCGAGGACCTGGTCCAGGACGCCGGCATGGTGTCCCGCCGCCTCAACGACACCGAACTCTCGACACTGGCCTCTCCCGCCGCATCGGGCGTGAGCCTGCTCGTCCTGCCTTACGCCCGCGAGCTGACGGCCCGGCAGGAGGCGGCTCTCAGGCGGTTCGTCGCGGAAGGGGGCGGCCTTCTGGCGCTGGACGAGGCGGGGCTTTTACCCGCCGTACAGGAACTGGTGGGCTTTCGCCTCGCAGGGTGGCAGTTTTGCCCGCTCGGGGCCGAGCTTGCCCTGGAGAACAGCCGCACCGTGCCGCCACATGGGTTCTTCGTTTTGGAACCGTTTCCATATACGCAGGTGCTGGGTACCTGGATGCCGGTCGGTCCGCAGTACGCGGCCAACCGCCCTCTGGT
- a CDS encoding PHP domain-containing protein, with product MASPAAVGGGQSAGFLLMDLHTHTAASDGQGSVRDVLQAAAARGLSAVAVTDHFMDGRRPAISESRLLALVRVARRHPLPGYPVLLAGAEVEAHTEIPAALARRLDVLIRSVHSIPGAPEALWAAERWERYKEGIIRAIQMPHTTILGHVEGYLPLPVGVGENTTFAERRALEREVARRFFDEAFQEAVAGAAKAAGVAVELHVATQTPRPDFVRRLVRAGAYLSVGSDAHAPDRVGDVTWAYELIRELGVPKELLYVPPRLQPARHPVEARGGQAAC from the coding sequence GTGGCTAGTCCCGCGGCCGTCGGCGGCGGTCAGTCTGCCGGGTTCCTGCTCATGGATCTCCACACGCATACCGCCGCTTCGGACGGCCAGGGGTCGGTCCGGGACGTCCTGCAGGCTGCCGCAGCCCGGGGCCTTTCGGCTGTCGCGGTAACGGACCATTTCATGGACGGGCGAAGGCCCGCGATCAGCGAGTCGCGGCTTCTCGCCCTGGTGCGGGTGGCCCGCAGGCATCCCCTGCCGGGCTACCCCGTGCTCCTTGCCGGGGCCGAGGTGGAGGCCCACACCGAAATACCGGCTGCACTCGCCAGGCGGCTCGACGTGCTGATCCGAAGCGTCCACTCGATCCCGGGTGCTCCCGAGGCGCTGTGGGCAGCAGAGCGATGGGAACGCTACAAGGAGGGGATCATTCGGGCCATCCAGATGCCCCACACCACCATCCTGGGCCACGTGGAGGGGTACCTCCCGCTCCCCGTCGGCGTCGGTGAGAACACCACGTTTGCAGAACGGCGAGCGCTCGAGCGGGAGGTCGCGCGCCGCTTCTTCGACGAGGCTTTTCAAGAGGCCGTCGCTGGCGCCGCCAAAGCCGCCGGGGTCGCCGTCGAGCTTCACGTCGCCACCCAGACGCCGCGCCCCGACTTCGTGCGGCGCCTGGTACGAGCGGGCGCGTACCTCTCCGTGGGATCGGACGCCCACGCCCCCGACCGCGTCGGCGACGTGACATGGGCCTACGAGCTGATCCGCGAGCTCGGCGTTCCGAAGGAGCTGCTTTACGTCCCGCCGCGCCTTCAACCTGCCCGTCACCCGGTTGAAGCACGTGGAGGGCAAGCCGCATGTTGA
- a CDS encoding MurR/RpiR family transcriptional regulator, with translation MSPDRRVSATGEVAPPPWAQQWRGRLPELPPALQRVGHVLLDRLIPPESLTIESVAAAAGVSPATVVRFSRDVGYRGFKELKVAILRLYGPDEALRSPAAPPEAAQAGQEPGSPAWLACRDTLQKARAYLAWSLESLDPGAVEHAACLLARARLIVWFGVGASGLLANAADFKFSIAGFNCRSAIEPQVLMGLAPRLGPGDVLVVFSHSGKTKSVLDPVEHVRSHARPSVIAATDAARSPLTRLADVTLVTADEPTRLPDQQPITFRPSQEALINALLLATFHCAEREGVGRG, from the coding sequence GTGAGCCCCGACCGCCGCGTCAGCGCGACGGGCGAGGTTGCGCCGCCGCCCTGGGCGCAGCAGTGGCGGGGGCGCCTGCCTGAACTGCCGCCAGCACTTCAGCGGGTGGGCCACGTGCTCCTCGACCGGTTGATCCCGCCCGAGTCGCTGACCATCGAGTCGGTGGCAGCCGCCGCCGGCGTCAGTCCGGCCACGGTGGTGAGGTTCAGCCGCGACGTGGGCTACCGGGGCTTCAAGGAGCTGAAGGTCGCCATCCTGCGCCTGTATGGCCCGGACGAAGCGCTGCGCAGTCCCGCTGCCCCGCCAGAAGCCGCGCAGGCCGGCCAGGAGCCGGGTAGCCCGGCCTGGCTGGCCTGCCGGGATACCCTGCAGAAGGCTCGAGCGTACCTGGCCTGGAGCCTGGAGTCGCTGGACCCGGGCGCAGTCGAGCACGCGGCGTGCTTGCTGGCGCGCGCCCGGCTCATCGTCTGGTTCGGCGTGGGCGCTTCGGGCCTGCTCGCCAACGCGGCCGACTTCAAGTTCAGCATCGCCGGCTTCAACTGCCGGTCGGCTATCGAGCCTCAGGTGCTCATGGGTCTGGCCCCGCGCCTTGGTCCAGGGGACGTGCTGGTGGTCTTCTCCCATTCCGGAAAGACGAAGAGCGTCCTGGATCCTGTAGAGCACGTGCGCTCGCACGCCCGCCCTTCCGTCATCGCCGCCACCGATGCGGCGAGGAGCCCCCTGACCCGCCTTGCGGACGTGACACTGGTGACGGCCGACGAGCCGACCCGGCTCCCCGACCAGCAGCCGATCACCTTCCGTCCGTCCCAGGAGGCGCTCATCAACGCACTGCTGCTGGCCACGTTCCACTGCGCCGAGCGGGAGGGCGTCGGGCGTGGCTAG
- a CDS encoding DUF4058 family protein, protein MKRDGEFLRLDPRIETSGLWPDFHAHFVTALSDWLRRGLGPSYVALVEERVYVAWEGTPVSSSLYRPDISVAAVSPRSSEPSAAAGGTAVATRPIIVPVAVRDEVRERFVSIRTAQ, encoded by the coding sequence ATGAAGCGAGACGGCGAGTTCCTTCGCCTTGATCCCAGGATAGAGACGTCCGGTCTCTGGCCGGACTTCCACGCCCACTTCGTTACAGCGCTGAGCGATTGGCTGCGTCGGGGCCTCGGGCCTTCTTACGTGGCGCTGGTGGAAGAGAGGGTTTATGTGGCGTGGGAGGGCACGCCCGTCTCATCCAGCTTATACCGGCCTGATATCTCGGTGGCCGCGGTCTCCCCACGTTCCAGTGAGCCTTCGGCTGCCGCTGGCGGTACGGCCGTGGCCACCAGGCCCATCATCGTGCCCGTCGCGGTGCGTGACGAAGTCCGAGAACGCTTTGTCTCCATCCGAACGGCGCAG